GAACATTCGATTTAATACATCCGGGTCATGGACTTTACCTTGAAGAGGCAAAGAAACTGGGAGGGGATGGTGCGCGTCTGGTGGTTGTGGTGGCCCGGGATTCCACTGTGCGTGCCAGGAAAAGGGTGCCTATTGTCCCTGAAAAACAGCGCCTGGAAGTGGTTCAGATGCTGAAAATGGTGGATGAAGCCGTCCTAGGTAGCAAAACAGATATGTTCAGCACAGTCAGTAAGGTCAAACCAGATATCATTGCCATTGGCCCTGATCAGAACTTTGATCTGGACCAGTTAAGGGAAGAACTGGAAAAAAGGGGTATTGAAGCAGAAGTGGCCAAAGTTAAAGGTTATCATAGATCTACCCTGGATAGTTCCTGTAAGATCATTAAAAAGAT
The Methanobacterium sp. DNA segment above includes these coding regions:
- a CDS encoding FAD synthase, encoding MATGTFDLIHPGHGLYLEEAKKLGGDGARLVVVVARDSTVRARKRVPIVPEKQRLEVVQMLKMVDEAVLGSKTDMFSTVSKVKPDIIAIGPDQNFDLDQLREELEKRGIEAEVAKVKGYHRSTLDSSCKIIKKIKESDFPPGSFKHC